TCGAATTCTGGCAGAGAAAATACGGGTAAATAATTTGTACTTGGAGCAACTCTACACCTTTGGAGGGCCAAGTCGTGACCCGCGAGAATCACCTTCTAGCTTTGGTGTTCGATACCTATCCGTCAGTTACTTTGCACTAGTCCGGTTTGAAGAAGCCGAATTAATTGCGGATGGCGTCAGCGGAATTGCTTGGTATCCCATTAAGCAGGTGCCGAAACTTGCCTTTGACCATAATGAAATTCTGGAGTATGGTTATCGCCGTTTACGCAATAAGTTGGAGTATAGTCCGGTGGCTTTTGATGTGTTGCCGGAAGTGTTTACTTTAAGCGACCTTTATCAGCTTTATACAACGATTTTGGGGGAGAACTTTGCAGATTATTCTAATTTTCGCGCTCGTCTTTTAAAGCTGGGTTTTTTGTCGGATACGGGTCTTAAGGTATCGCGGGGAGCTGGGCGTCCAGCGAGTTTGTATCGTTTTGATGCAGAAGCGTTTGCACCGTTGAAGGATAAACCATTGGTGTTTATTTAAGTGAATGTCAGGAGACTTTGAGACTGTTTCTAAAGTAATGTAACTGGCTACATCGACTCCTTTTGGATAGATCGAAGGAGAGGAGTTCTCTTCAAGTGGAACAAACTACTCTAAAATGAGGTCATTTTAAAATCTCAGTAATATCTTCCCTCAGAGAGTAGACAGGGTTACGTCGAATGCCACTACGTTTATTGAGCAAGCTGTCGCTGTTTCTAGTTATCCTCACCTTTCCTTACTTTCTGCCTTCTTCTCCCAAAGCTATTCGGTGTACGTTTTTGGCTTGGAATGCCCAAGCGAGTGATTTTGGACGGGATGGTCGAAATGGCTCTGATGGGCAAACTGGACGACGGGGACGAGATGGGCAAAGTCAAACTATTTTTGCTAACGGTTCTCCGGTGAATTTA
The Microcoleus sp. AS-A8 genome window above contains:
- a CDS encoding NUDIX hydrolase produces the protein MPGRGTQKLNKKALADFKVGVDNVIFSVDTQQNRLLVLLVMRQDEPFLGQWSLPGTLVRKGESLENAAHRILAEKIRVNNLYLEQLYTFGGPSRDPRESPSSFGVRYLSVSYFALVRFEEAELIADGVSGIAWYPIKQVPKLAFDHNEILEYGYRRLRNKLEYSPVAFDVLPEVFTLSDLYQLYTTILGENFADYSNFRARLLKLGFLSDTGLKVSRGAGRPASLYRFDAEAFAPLKDKPLVFI